DNA from Coriobacteriaceae bacterium:
TTCGATGCCCTCAACGCCGAGCTCTATACGGCGGGCGAGCGCGCACAGTTTATGGGTTCGCTTTCCAACCCCGGCACGCGCTTTATCAACAACATCATCTACGCCGTGGTCGCCGTGATCGGCTGCGTGGGCGTGATCACGGGCGTGCCCGCGGCGCTCACGGTGGGCGGCGTGCAGATCTTCCTGTCCTACGCCAACCAGTACACCAAGCCGTTCAACGAGGTCACCAACGTCATTACGCAGATCCAGACGGCCTATGCCTCGGCCCGCCGCATGTTTGCGCTGCTCGATGCGCGCGAGCAGGAGCCCGACGCTGTGGATGCCATTGAGCTCACTGCTCCGCAGGGCGAGGTCGCCTTTGAGCATGTGGACTTTAGCTACGTGCCCGACCGCAAGCTGCTGCAGAACATCTGCATCGACGCCAAGCCCGGCATGCGGTTTGCCCTGGTCGGTCCCACGGGCTGCGGCAAGACGACGCTCATCAATCTGCTGCTGCGCTTTTACGATATCGATGCCGGGCGCATCGTGGTCGACGGTCGCTCCTCGCGCGACTACACGCGTGAGAGCCTGCGCCGCGCCTTTGGCATGGTGCTGCAGGACACCTGGCTGTTCGAGGGCACGGTGGCCCAGAACATTGCCTACGGTTGCCCCGACGCCACGCGCGAGCAGATTATCGAGGCGGCTAAGCGCGCGCACGCGCACAAGTTTATCGTGCAGCTGCCGCAGGGCTACGACACGGTGATCGGCGAGGACGGCGGCACGTTTAGCCAGGGCCAAAAGCAGCTGCTGTGCATCGCGCGCGTCATGCTCACCGACCCGGCGATTCTGCTGCTGGACGAGGCAACCTCGAGCATCGATACCCGCACCGAGCTACAGGTGCAGGCGGCATTCGACGAGCTCATGGCCGGCCGCACGAGCTTTGTCGTGGCGCACCGCCTCTCGACAATCCGCAACGCCGACTGCATCCTGGTCATGCGAGACGGCGAGATTATCGAGCGCGGCACACACGACGAGCTGCTGGCGGCAGACGGCTTCTACGCCGAACTCTACCGCAGCCAATTCGCCCAGTAAGCACGGTCATGGGACAAATTAATCAGAAGTGTTTGTCCCAAGATTATGCATTCTATCTGCGGCGTGGTGACGATTGACGAAATAATGTGGTGACGATTGATCTCGATTGGGGGCGCTGGGAAACTTAACTGTTTCAAAGCGTATACCTTTTGAGACGTCGGGGCCTTGAATATGAACAATAAGATGCGTATCAGTTCTCGATTTGTCGCGAATCTCCGCGAAAGCTTGCGAACCATCGCGAAATCCTGTGGCCCATTCGCGATGGTTCGATGATGGGACCGGCTATACCGGTTTTTCGATATGGCTATGGCAGTTTTTATATATCGAGTGAGCACGAAGAGCCAGAAACTCGACTCGCGGAGGGGGCGGCGGCAACCCGCTGGTGAAGGGAGTTAAGTTGGCGGGTTCGATCTCCCGGTTCTAAAAATACTCAGTATACTGAGTGATTTTACTCAGTATACTGAGTATTTAAGAAACAAGGAGGTAGATTGACATGTTTGAGCGCCATCAAGTTGCCGTGATAGCCCAGAGGATGCGGGAAACGAATAATCCGTTGATGCAATTTATAATCGGGCCCCGCCAAACGGGAAAGTCGACCATGTTCGTGCAGGCGTTGCACCATGCAGACATGCCCTGTCACGTGGCCAATGCGGACGATGTTGTGAATCCCGATGCCAGCTGGCTGCAAATCGAGTGGCAACAGGCAAGAAACCTCACGTCTGGAGGTAAGGTCCCGGCCGTTTTCGTTGTTGATGAGATTCAAAAGGTGCAGAGTTGGTCCACGGTCGTCAAGGGATTGTACGACCGGGATCGCCGGGAGGGGACGCCGCTCAAGGTCATTTTGACCGGATCGTCGTCGCTGCTGCTGCATAAGGGCTTGGAAGAATCCCTTATGGGCCGTTACGAGCTCATTCGGTCGCCGCATTGGTCCTATCGCGAGTGCAGCGAGGCCTTTGGCTTTTCTTTTGAAGACTATCTCTATCACGGTGGATATCCGGGTGCGGCGCCGCTGGTTTCCGATGACGCCCGTTGGCGAAACTATATCCGAGATGCGATCGTCGAGCCGGCGATCTCGCGCGATGTTCTCTCGTTGGAGAATATCCGCAAACCGGCGCTGATGCGCGCGCTCTTTTGGCTCGCGGCGAGCTATTCGGGGCAGGAGCTTTCGTATTCAAAAATGGTAGGCCAGCTGCAGGATGCCGGTAACACGGTCACGGTCGCCGGGTATTTGGACCTGCTGGGCAAGGCCGGTTTGGTTACGGCGATTCCCAAGTTCAGTGACAAGGAGCTCGCAAAGCGCCGAAGCACCCCGCGGCTCATGGTTTATGACACGGCGTTTATGACGGCGCTCGGCGATAAGGGCCGAGCAGAATGGCTGGAGGATTCGGCGCGGCGGGGTCATTTGGTGGAATCGGCAGTGGGTGCACGACTGCTTGCGCGCGCGCCGGAAGAGGGTTTTGAGGTCATGTGGTGGCGTGAGGGCGTCAAAGAGGTCGACTTTGTGCTGCGAAGGGATGATGCGCTGAGCGCCA
Protein-coding regions in this window:
- a CDS encoding ABC transporter ATP-binding protein/permease; its protein translation is MNPYTSSGSVATMTANVSGSDNLNDLGDGPRQPGDPERYPVGAVTRRLMGYVRPHRISFAASFVSAAISVILQLYTPILVGEGIDLIVAAGQVDFDALLPLVTKLAIVVMGAAAFQWLQGYCVNRLSYETVRDMRVEASDKLSRMPLSFIDSHAHGDLMSRVVNDVDQVGDGLLQGFTQLFTGVITIVGTLAFMLSINLTMTLVVVLVTPLSIFAAGAIAKLSNKSFTAQQRIQGQLGGHIEEYVGEQKLVDAFAYGPNAQQRFDALNAELYTAGERAQFMGSLSNPGTRFINNIIYAVVAVIGCVGVITGVPAALTVGGVQIFLSYANQYTKPFNEVTNVITQIQTAYASARRMFALLDAREQEPDAVDAIELTAPQGEVAFEHVDFSYVPDRKLLQNICIDAKPGMRFALVGPTGCGKTTLINLLLRFYDIDAGRIVVDGRSSRDYTRESLRRAFGMVLQDTWLFEGTVAQNIAYGCPDATREQIIEAAKRAHAHKFIVQLPQGYDTVIGEDGGTFSQGQKQLLCIARVMLTDPAILLLDEATSSIDTRTELQVQAAFDELMAGRTSFVVAHRLSTIRNADCILVMRDGEIIERGTHDELLAADGFYAELYRSQFAQ
- a CDS encoding ATP-binding protein, coding for MFERHQVAVIAQRMRETNNPLMQFIIGPRQTGKSTMFVQALHHADMPCHVANADDVVNPDASWLQIEWQQARNLTSGGKVPAVFVVDEIQKVQSWSTVVKGLYDRDRREGTPLKVILTGSSSLLLHKGLEESLMGRYELIRSPHWSYRECSEAFGFSFEDYLYHGGYPGAAPLVSDDARWRNYIRDAIVEPAISRDVLSLENIRKPALMRALFWLAASYSGQELSYSKMVGQLQDAGNTVTVAGYLDLLGKAGLVTAIPKFSDKELAKRRSTPRLMVYDTAFMTALGDKGRAEWLEDSARRGHLVESAVGARLLARAPEEGFEVMWWREGVKEVDFVLRRDDALSAIEVKSGGESGQSGMSTLLKKYPRAKRIVVGGAAAGACTVEDFLLDKVTLFN